The DNA segment tATAAAGAACAAAGCAAttgaaaacaaaaataactCAAATGATAAACATGAACACGAAGGATCAGAAATGCCACTTTTCTTTATCCAAAAGTTTAACAAGAAATTCACCCTTATCGGTAATTAACACttttccttattatttacacctttataactattttattaattgaaAATGAATCAGATTATTATTCATGAGCTATATTATGTATGTTGTTCGTCATTTCTTATATATTCtcatgatatattttttttttttttttatagaggCACAAAAACTGCAACAAGATATGTCACAGGAAGAATTTGAAAATTTCATGGAACTTCAAGATGAATATTTGgatcaaatataaaaattatgaatcgAAGAAAAGGAcgaacaaaaatatattccttgGCCCGACTATCTATTTTCGAAAtgatacttttatttttaaatggggtctcaaaaaaaaaaaaaaaaaaacatatatataacatatttatatataacatatttatatataacatatttatatatgtgcatTTCCCCCCTTCCTGGAACACACTGATATGGTGcttaattatttatgtacAACTTTCCAAcgaatataaattatatgaaccCTCTTTGTACACACGCGAGAAGacattaacatttttagtgttttctttttacattttttagtatttttaaaataattaactatatgtatatttttacatatgtgattatatatacatttgaGCATTGTTCTCCTATTGGTTTTATGGTgctaatttttgtttttattttttttaatttatattatttattttataaaaaaaaaaagtgtaaGAATATGCATATACTTTTGTATgctattttatcatataattaatgtGTTTAAAGccattttatcttttttatttttaacaacTTTTTAACAATTTGTTCACAGTCTTAATTGTAAAATATGTTCGCTGtgctttctttttttaactaATAAAAAGGATCCTTATTTTTTACCATTGCCCAGTCAGCAATTTTTACCATTACCCAGTCAGCAATTTTTACCATTACCCAGTCAGCAATTTTTACCATTATCCAATTtgctatttttatcattagccagtattatatatatttgtatatacattaactTTCTGAAAATTAAAATCTtcgattttttatttgggtatataatttgtttttatttttcaaggCGCACTCTCCATATATTTTGCTATCAAGTGTAGAtctattaatttaaaaaaaaaaaaaaaaaaaaaaaaaaaacgctGTTCTATATATAGGCACTGATAATATCAGGAacaatttttcaaaatatatctcttataatattaataaacgaaagaatattttcataacatataataaataaatatatatatatatatgtatacatttggttttatttttcatttttttacttttaaaaaaatgttaattttATCAAGTCATATATAGTAGGTAAAAAACATATGGTTAAAGATATTTTCTTactataatataattaattaaataaatttataacattacaatttttcattataaatacaaatttgtatattattatataaatattcgcaactaattatttgaattggatttaaaatatttttttaaagattCTTGAGATTAGCATGTGATACTTTTTCATTTcaataaaatggaaaatggACAGATAAACGAAAAAAAcgatatacaaaataaagttacacaaaaaaaaaaaaaaaaaaaaatgaataattttacaattacagaaaatgaaaaaaacctcaaaaaaataaaaaaaaacatagaGGAGAGTAATACCAATATTAGTTATGAAGAACCACTACCTTTTGATTTCCTCACTGAAAATgactataaaaaatatgataattttgttaatttttttgaagaaaatttttcaaaaattaatataaaggatataaataataaaataaatgaaattaaaaatgaagaaaattcatatttttccaaCTATTTAAATAGTTCAGATGAAAGTGATGTTGAAATGATAGAAAAGGGGGGTCAACATGATTTAGATTTAgattttaagaaaaaaaaagaatataacaaaaacttaaaattaataaatataaaaaaaaacaaaagagCAAGATTAAATGTaatagttataaaaaaaaagtatatagaTAATACTTCAATAGTTGAAGAAAAtgtaaaagaaataaaaaaaaacacgaTAATAATATCACCCCTATTTATGCCTGTAGGTACAAAATGTTGTATTAAAGGCCTAATAGAAGAAGAAGTAAAACATATatgtaattatattattttaagtAACACTTATCATGTTTCAAATATTTATGATATGactatatttcaaaaaaataaagatattaacaattttataaGATTCCCAAATTCGATGCTTACAGATTCGGGTGGGTTTCAAATGGTTTCTCTTAGCAAGCgaattaaaatattagaaGAAGGAATATTGTTTAATAACATATATGATAGCtcaattattaataaaaatatgcaattGCTTTTAAAGGATGAAATAGATTGTGATCAGCCAATTGGTATACACTTAAATCAAGGAACTGGAAATGTAGAAAAAAACGGAGACATAGAAAAAAACGGAGACATAGAACAAAACGGAGACATAGAAAAAAACGGAGACATAGAACAAAATGGAGACATAGAACAAAATGGAGACATAGAACAAAATGGAGACATAGAACAAAATGGAGACATAGAACAAAATGGAGACATAGAACAAAATGAAGGGGAAGATATACTTCTTACCCCTGAAAAATCAATTAAACTACAAAATATGATTGGAAGCGATATAATAATGGCATTAGATGATGTTCGGCCTGCCACAGAAAgcgatataaaaaaaattgaggAAGCAACATATAGAACAAATAGATGGTTAGAAAGGTGTATAAAAAGTCATGGCAAAAAAGAAGAACAAACTTTATTTGGAATAATACAAGGAGGATTATGTATTGATTTAAGAAATAAATCTATGGATTTTATTTtacgaaaaaaattaaatgggTATGCTATAGGGGGTTTATGTGgaggtgaaaaaaaaaaaaaatttatagaaataataaatcattGTTCAAATGAaaacaatttaaaatataattatttaccaataaataaatgtagaTATATAATGGGTATAGGATATTTAAtggatatattattttgttcaatTTTAGGATATGATATGTATGATTGTGTATACCCATCAAGAACAGCACGATTTAATACCGCATTAAGTTATGATGGaacattaaaattaaaacaagctaaatataaatatgattttaCCCCACTTGTTAAAAATTGTTCTTGTTATGTTTGTAGTAATTATTCTAAATCATTTTTACATTTGCTtataactaaaaaaaatccAGTTGTTAATACTTTATTAAcaattcataatattttttttacacttCATTTTTGCTATCTAATGAGAGTATCGATTTTTTCGAACAAAATTGACTATTTTGTCACAACTGCtttatataacaattttgTTATtggatataaaaatggaaattataaaatCCCAGATAGTGATATTATGAGTGATAGTGATAATAGTCCAGTAAACAGAAATACCAATTtgaataaacaaaatgaaaatgaatcTAAGAATAATAAGACAACAATTAATGGtctaataaatatatgcaataataACACAAGTGTGAACGAAACAAATGAAATAACAGGAAATTATGATTATTATggtgataatttaaaaaatgaattttccactaaaaaaaacgataaaataaatgaactaAAAGAGCGATTACCAATTTGGGCATTAGAAGCTTTGAAATATGCCAATATAGAActcaaattttgaaaaaatagttataaaaaatttatctaTTTATAGTACATTTTTCAAGTTTATaccttttaaaaattttttaatattatttttttttttttttttattttccatatatttttccGTGTTTGTGTCTTTTACCATTTCTACAATAttgctattttaaaattaatgcaAAAATATAGTTTCACTTATTttgcaaataaaaataacttaaaatttgtaaaaaaaatttcaaaatataagccattatatatatattaatcatgtttatcaaaaaatgcaCACATATATGCTATACCTcattatatgaataattttaatagtccatgaaatttcattttaattttaaattatttgaaataatatattaattttttatatgattattggtatatatgaaaatagcGAGTATATAATATCCTCAAATATGCGCAACTTAGcaattttccaaaaaaaaaaaaatattatatatataatatattcataaaatatattataaaaaattataaaacgcacaataatttttgcatGAATTATGTCTTATTGGAGAAAGCTTATGCTCATGTTATGATtgtcttttaaaaaaaaataaaattttttggTAATTTCccaataaaatgaaaaaaaaacataataaaaaaatatatataatacatattttcatatatttcatgtttttttttgaccATTCTCTTAATTGCTCTTCCTTTGGACATAGTTACTGTCCTTTGTagatgaataaataaattgatatattaagtctcctgttttttttttttttgttaacaaTATTTAATGGCTAGCGCTTTTTACATTAtgccaaaaaaaaatatatgaaaactTTATTTCGTTTATTcattacatataaaatatattaaaaaattgaaataatTTTCCCATTAAGCAAACAAGCATTTTAAGAAATATAAACCAATGTCCAAATAAATGTATCACTgtatatgtaatattttcatttacgattatata comes from the Plasmodium yoelii strain 17X genome assembly, chromosome: 6 genome and includes:
- a CDS encoding tRNA-guanine transglycosylase, with translation MNNFTITENEKNLKKIKKNIEESNTNISYEEPLPFDFLTENDYKKYDNFVNFFEENFSKINIKDINNKINEIKNEENSYFSNYLNSSDESDVEMIEKGGQHDLDLDFKKKKEYNKNLKLINIKKNKRARLNVIVIKKKYIDNTSIVEENVKEIKKNTIIISPLFMPVGTKCCIKGLIEEEVKHICNYIILSNTYHVSNIYDMTIFQKNKDINNFIRFPNSMLTDSGGFQMVSLSKRIKILEEGILFNNIYDSSIINKNMQLLLKDEIDCDQPIGIHLNQGTGNVEKNGDIEKNGDIEQNGDIEKNGDIEQNGDIEQNGDIEQNGDIEQNGDIEQNGDIEQNEGEDILLTPEKSIKLQNMIGSDIIMALDDVRPATESDIKKIEEATYRTNRWLERCIKSHGKKEEQTLFGIIQGGLCIDLRNKSMDFILRKKLNGYAIGGLCGGEKKKKFIEIINHCSNENNLKYNYLPINKCRYIMGIGYLMDILFCSILGYDMYDCVYPSRTARFNTALSYDGTLKLKQAKYKYDFTPLVKNCSCYVCSNYSKSFLHLLITKKNPVVNTLLTIHNIFFTLHFCYLMRVSIFSNKIDYFVTTALYNNFVIGYKNGNYKIPDSDIMSDSDNSPVNRNTNLNKQNENESKNNKTTINGLINICNNNTSVNETNEITGNYDYYGDNLKNEFSTKKNDKINELKERLPIWALEALKYANIELKF